Proteins from a genomic interval of Oscillatoria salina IIICB1:
- a CDS encoding non-ribosomal peptide synthetase → MKNLKIQEWFSQTAATFSQQIAIASLTQTVTYGELEQRTNNLANFLQSQQTPKAARIAILSEDSLEVIIAVIAALKAGCAFVPLSTNIPRKRLETLIQDISPHWLIIDAKQGEKLANLGLDCTKLIVLGDWENPPQLDLTLSKDYEQYWNIGKPKDRSEPDDLCYLYLTSGSTGKPKMIAGRLKAIAQFIHWEINLLKLPKNVRVSQLISPAFDAFLRDIFVPLCSGGTICIPDSWETIVDARKLVDWLERQKINLIHCVPSLLRSLLAQDLKPTQFSALNYILLSGEVLLGADIRRWRSVYGDRVQLINLYGPSETTMTKFFYLVKSSDETRKTIPIGKPMEGAAALVVDANGKVCPPGIVGEIYIRTPYRTLGYYQQPQLTQEVFIANPFSNKSNDIIYKTGDLARILEDGNFDYVGRKDRQVKIRGVRVELGEIENALQLHPAVKEGVVVAWDDRYGNKYLCAYVVLNKTLDSAQLREFLLARLPESLVPSAFAIVEALPRTISGKIDRRSLCEPTPAQRTRAFTPPKTPLEAQLAQLWQEVLKVAQVGVEDNFFALGGHSLLATQLVSRIERSFQIQLPLRVLFESPSLGVLAQTIQTLQATQTPSKQPFPRIYRPRNLPLSFAQQRLWFLDRLLPDSSAYNMPMAVQIRGHLNITALEKSLNEIIQRHEICRTKFQTVAGSPTQIIVPHLSLTLEPLDLTTLRNEQQQAQVQQLTAAANEPFDLATAPLLRASLVQLSDRHYILLLTIHHIIFDAWSMGILIQELTALYSAFSQGNPSPLAPLKMQYADFACWQRQQLSEANLDKALAYWKQKLEGDLPPLTLPADRPRPPIPTFKGARQPFQIDNTLTAQLRQLSQQQGATLFMILLTAWKILIYRYTSQEDLRVGTAIAGRPGPEVESLIGCFVNTLVLRSHLSGDCTVLAALEQVREVALEAYAHQELPFEKLVEELQPERVLSHSPLFQVGFAFYGDRRPDLTLEGLSLNPINVDSGTAKLDLTLSLREEETGLTGWVEYATDLFDVSTIERMLGHYQTLLVGMVRNPEQRLDRLPLLATQERQQLLQQWNQTQTPYPQTLCLHQQFQHQVAQTPASIALLSEGVQLTYGELNQKANQLAHYLQDFGVKPEVRVGLYLSRSPEAIIALFAILKAGGAYVPLDPSYPQERLALILDDAQISVLISQGTHFPLDSILTTPQHIDLERDRDRIARASQDNPESSVTIDNLAYIIYTSGSTGKPKGVLVEHRGLVNLALAQIQAFGIEPSSRVLQFASLNFDASVSEIAMTLLAGATLCLSVSPLPLVGKALTNQLRDWAISTVTLPPSVLATLPVVDLPALQTLILAGETPAARAIASWASGRRLFNAYGPTEATVCATLAECNPRGDRVPIGRPIANVQVYLLDCALQPVPIGIPGELYIGGVGVARGYQNRPDLTQERFIPNPFDPTSQGRLYRTGDLARYQPDGSLEFLGRLDTQVKIRGFRVELEEIEATLNQHPDVLSAVALCQKSQPDSRLVVYAVPKAGQTLECQTLKDFLKQRLPNYMIPAAAIVLDTLPLTANGKIDRQALPMPELGLPKKIPARDSLERELIAIWEKVLNLASIGVTDNFFDLGGHSLLAVQLMALIEQHFGVELPLSLLFEAGTVEHLATKVRSTSGSQTWSPLVNLQTQGSKPPLFCVHPIGGSVFGYEELARQLAPERPFYGLQAPGLAEHQQPYTSIPDLATYYLKAIRSVQPCSPYYLAGHSFGGLVAFEMAQQLFAQGEVVALLAILDTPAPIGRKVPEPIDDALWLVRRAQVLERFFGKTLSLTYADLQQKTPEAQIKDFCNKLREAELLPPDAGEPMIRRILQVQKASHQALLDYVPQIYPGKITLLQAAEVVASDTRGIYAESFNQPALGWNCLTREVVSVHSVPGNHITMLTRPYVQDLADILQSCLAL, encoded by the coding sequence ATGAAAAACCTTAAAATTCAAGAATGGTTTAGTCAGACAGCCGCAACATTTAGCCAGCAAATTGCGATCGCAAGCCTTACTCAAACAGTTACTTATGGCGAACTCGAACAGCGTACCAATAATCTCGCCAATTTTCTCCAGTCACAGCAAACACCAAAAGCAGCCCGAATTGCTATTTTGTCCGAGGATTCCCTTGAAGTTATTATCGCCGTTATTGCAGCATTAAAAGCGGGATGTGCTTTTGTTCCTTTATCAACCAATATACCCAGAAAACGACTAGAAACGTTGATTCAAGACATTTCTCCTCATTGGTTAATCATCGATGCCAAACAAGGGGAAAAACTCGCTAACTTGGGGTTAGATTGCACTAAACTAATTGTTTTAGGTGACTGGGAAAATCCACCGCAACTCGATTTAACTTTAAGCAAAGACTATGAGCAATACTGGAATATCGGCAAACCTAAAGACCGCTCAGAACCCGACGATTTATGTTATTTATACTTAACATCAGGTTCCACCGGAAAACCCAAAATGATTGCGGGTCGTTTAAAGGCAATCGCGCAGTTTATCCATTGGGAAATTAATCTGTTAAAGCTGCCCAAGAATGTGCGCGTCAGTCAACTCATTTCTCCGGCTTTTGATGCCTTTTTAAGGGATATTTTTGTGCCGCTTTGTTCGGGAGGAACGATTTGTATTCCCGATAGCTGGGAAACGATTGTAGATGCCAGAAAATTAGTTGATTGGCTCGAGCGGCAAAAAATTAACCTAATTCATTGCGTTCCTTCCCTCTTACGTTCGTTGCTAGCCCAAGACCTCAAACCAACACAGTTTAGCGCCTTGAACTATATTTTGCTATCAGGAGAAGTATTACTGGGAGCAGACATTCGTCGCTGGCGGTCAGTTTACGGCGATCGCGTGCAGTTAATCAACCTTTATGGACCCTCAGAGACAACTATGACCAAGTTTTTTTACCTGGTTAAGTCCTCTGATGAAACACGAAAAACCATTCCCATTGGTAAACCAATGGAAGGCGCGGCGGCTTTAGTGGTTGATGCCAACGGGAAAGTTTGTCCTCCTGGAATCGTCGGCGAAATTTATATTCGGACTCCCTATCGGACTTTAGGTTACTATCAGCAACCGCAACTAACACAAGAGGTTTTTATTGCCAATCCTTTTAGTAATAAATCAAACGATATAATTTATAAAACTGGAGATTTAGCCAGAATTTTAGAAGATGGTAACTTTGACTATGTGGGGCGCAAAGATCGGCAGGTTAAAATTCGCGGCGTTCGGGTTGAGTTAGGAGAAATTGAGAACGCCCTGCAACTGCATCCGGCGGTCAAAGAAGGTGTGGTTGTGGCTTGGGACGATCGCTACGGCAATAAATATCTCTGCGCCTATGTTGTCCTCAACAAAACTTTAGATTCCGCTCAATTAAGAGAATTTTTATTAGCCAGACTACCAGAATCCTTAGTTCCCTCAGCTTTCGCGATCGTGGAAGCCTTGCCGAGAACCATCAGTGGCAAAATCGATCGGCGATCGCTGTGCGAACCTACCCCAGCCCAAAGGACTCGTGCTTTCACTCCACCGAAAACCCCCTTAGAAGCTCAGCTAGCCCAGCTTTGGCAAGAAGTATTAAAAGTAGCGCAAGTAGGGGTAGAAGACAACTTCTTTGCACTAGGCGGTCATTCCCTGTTGGCAACTCAGTTAGTCTCCCGCATTGAGCGTAGCTTCCAGATTCAACTGCCCTTACGAGTCTTGTTTGAGTCTCCAAGCCTAGGCGTACTCGCTCAAACCATTCAAACCCTTCAAGCCACCCAAACTCCCTCAAAACAGCCCTTTCCCAGGATTTACCGACCCAGAAACCTACCCTTATCCTTTGCTCAGCAGCGCTTGTGGTTTCTCGATCGCCTCCTGCCCGACTCTAGCGCCTATAATATGCCGATGGCGGTTCAAATTCGGGGTCATCTCAATATTACCGCCCTAGAAAAGAGCCTCAACGAAATTATTCAGCGCCACGAAATTTGTCGCACCAAGTTCCAAACTGTTGCTGGAAGCCCAACTCAAATTATTGTTCCCCATTTAAGCTTAACCCTGGAGCCGCTCGATCTGACGACATTGCGAAACGAACAGCAGCAAGCCCAGGTTCAACAGCTAACCGCCGCCGCCAACGAGCCATTCGATCTCGCCACCGCACCTTTACTAAGAGCCAGCTTAGTGCAATTAAGCGATCGCCACTATATCCTCTTGCTGACGATTCACCATATTATCTTTGATGCCTGGTCGATGGGAATCCTGATTCAGGAATTAACTGCCCTTTATTCAGCCTTTTCCCAGGGAAACCCTTCTCCCCTAGCGCCCCTGAAGATGCAGTACGCTGATTTTGCTTGTTGGCAGCGACAGCAACTTAGCGAGGCTAACCTAGACAAGGCGCTAGCCTACTGGAAACAGAAACTAGAAGGAGACTTACCGCCGTTAACCCTGCCCGCAGATCGCCCCCGTCCCCCTATCCCCACCTTTAAAGGCGCTCGACAACCATTCCAGATTGACAACACCCTGACAGCGCAACTGAGACAACTCAGCCAACAGCAGGGAGCAACGTTATTTATGATTCTGCTGACCGCTTGGAAAATCCTGATTTATCGGTATACTTCTCAGGAAGACTTGCGAGTCGGAACCGCGATCGCGGGTCGTCCTGGGCCAGAAGTCGAATCATTAATTGGCTGCTTTGTCAATACCCTGGTATTGCGTTCGCACCTCTCAGGAGACTGCACGGTTTTAGCTGCCTTAGAACAGGTGCGAGAAGTCGCCCTAGAAGCCTACGCTCATCAGGAATTGCCCTTTGAGAAATTGGTCGAAGAATTACAGCCAGAGCGGGTTTTGAGTCACTCGCCCCTATTTCAAGTTGGCTTTGCCTTCTATGGCGATCGCCGACCCGATCTGACCCTAGAAGGACTGAGCCTGAATCCCATCAACGTTGATAGTGGTACGGCAAAGCTAGATTTAACTCTCTCACTGCGGGAGGAAGAAACGGGGCTAACTGGCTGGGTCGAGTATGCCACTGACTTATTTGATGTCAGCACGATTGAACGAATGCTTGGTCATTACCAAACCCTGCTCGTGGGTATGGTGAGGAACCCCGAACAGCGCCTCGATCGCTTACCCTTGCTCGCAACTCAGGAACGCCAACAACTACTTCAACAGTGGAACCAAACCCAGACTCCCTATCCCCAAACCCTTTGCTTGCACCAGCAATTCCAGCATCAAGTGGCACAAACGCCCGCATCCATTGCCCTTTTGTCTGAGGGGGTGCAGCTTACCTATGGGGAATTAAACCAGAAAGCCAATCAACTGGCTCACTACTTGCAGGATTTCGGCGTCAAACCAGAAGTGCGAGTGGGTCTGTACTTATCGCGATCGCCAGAAGCTATTATTGCCTTGTTCGCCATCCTCAAAGCAGGTGGGGCTTACGTTCCTCTCGATCCCAGCTATCCTCAGGAGCGCTTGGCTTTGATCCTGGACGATGCCCAAATTTCTGTCTTAATCAGCCAAGGTACTCACTTCCCTCTAGACTCAATTCTTACCACCCCCCAGCACATCGATCTAGAGCGCGATCGCGATCGCATTGCCCGAGCAAGCCAGGACAACCCGGAAAGCTCTGTTACCATCGATAATCTCGCCTATATCATCTACACCTCTGGGTCTACAGGCAAGCCGAAAGGAGTGCTAGTCGAACACCGGGGATTGGTCAATCTCGCCTTAGCTCAAATTCAGGCATTTGGGATCGAACCTAGCAGTCGCGTACTCCAGTTTGCCTCGCTTAACTTCGATGCCTCAGTCAGTGAAATTGCCATGACTTTGCTAGCCGGAGCTACTCTCTGTTTGTCAGTTTCCCCCTTGCCCTTGGTCGGCAAAGCCTTAACGAACCAACTGCGGGATTGGGCAATTAGCACAGTTACCCTACCACCCTCAGTCCTCGCCACCCTTCCGGTTGTAGACCTCCCTGCCCTCCAAACCCTGATCCTGGCTGGAGAAACCCCTGCTGCGCGCGCGATCGCTTCCTGGGCATCAGGTCGCCGTTTATTCAACGCCTATGGACCGACAGAAGCCACAGTCTGCGCTACCTTGGCTGAGTGTAACCCTAGGGGCGATCGCGTCCCCATAGGTCGCCCGATTGCCAATGTCCAGGTTTATCTTCTCGACTGCGCTCTCCAACCCGTCCCCATCGGCATTCCGGGTGAGCTGTATATCGGTGGTGTGGGTGTAGCCCGAGGCTATCAAAACCGTCCCGACTTAACTCAGGAGCGATTTATCCCTAATCCCTTTGACCCGACTAGTCAGGGTCGCCTTTATCGGACAGGAGACTTAGCCCGCTACCAACCTGACGGTAGCCTGGAATTTCTCGGTCGCCTGGATACTCAGGTGAAAATTCGCGGCTTCCGGGTGGAACTGGAAGAAATTGAAGCCACACTCAATCAGCACCCTGATGTTCTGAGCGCAGTTGCCCTCTGCCAAAAAAGCCAACCCGATTCGCGCTTAGTAGTTTATGCAGTTCCTAAAGCGGGTCAGACTCTAGAGTGCCAAACCCTAAAAGACTTTCTCAAGCAACGCTTACCCAACTATATGATTCCCGCCGCCGCGATCGTCCTTGACACACTGCCTTTAACTGCCAATGGCAAAATCGATCGCCAGGCTCTGCCTATGCCTGAATTAGGGCTCCCTAAAAAGATTCCTGCTCGTGATTCCCTGGAAAGAGAACTGATAGCAATTTGGGAAAAGGTGCTTAATCTTGCCTCGATTGGCGTTACCGATAACTTTTTTGACCTCGGAGGACATTCTCTCCTGGCTGTGCAGTTGATGGCTTTAATTGAGCAACATTTCGGCGTAGAACTGCCTCTTTCCCTACTCTTCGAGGCAGGAACTGTTGAACATCTTGCCACTAAAGTGCGTTCTACTTCTGGCTCCCAAACTTGGTCGCCCCTAGTCAATCTTCAAACCCAAGGGTCTAAACCCCCTTTGTTCTGCGTTCATCCTATCGGTGGCTCGGTTTTTGGCTATGAGGAGTTAGCTCGCCAGCTCGCACCGGAGCGACCCTTCTATGGCTTGCAAGCCCCCGGTTTGGCAGAACACCAGCAACCTTACACTTCGATTCCCGATCTAGCCACCTACTACCTAAAAGCGATACGGTCGGTACAGCCGTGCAGTCCTTATTACTTGGCGGGACATTCCTTCGGCGGATTGGTCGCTTTTGAAATGGCACAGCAGCTTTTTGCCCAAGGAGAGGTGGTTGCTTTATTAGCAATCCTGGATACCCCTGCCCCAATTGGGCGAAAAGTGCCAGAACCCATTGATGATGCTCTGTGGTTAGTTCGCAGAGCGCAGGTGTTAGAGCGGTTTTTTGGCAAAACTTTATCTTTAACTTACGCAGACTTACAACAAAAGACTCCAGAAGCTCAAATTAAGGACTTTTGCAACAAGTTGAGAGAAGCAGAGCTGCTACCTCCAGACGCAGGAGAGCCAATGATTCGCCGGATTTTACAGGTTCAAAAAGCATCTCATCAAGCACTCCTCGACTACGTTCCCCAGATTTATCCGGGAAAAATTACTTTACTACAAGCTGCTGAGGTTGTAGCTTCCGATACGAGGGGAATCTATGCTGAGAGCTTTAATCAACCTGCTTTGGGGTGGAATTGTTTGACGAGGGAAGTT